In Nostoc sp. UHCC 0926, a single genomic region encodes these proteins:
- a CDS encoding branched-chain amino acid ABC transporter permease, whose product MADFFNTYGSLIVSMVLGALLGLSLYLPLMTGQLSLASPGFYALGGYIAAILSTKVLTSSSSLYPIPLLLLEMLIAGVISGLLGVLVGIPALRLRGIYLAIATIAFVEVLRVISLNLDITGGAVGIFGIPQPFQTQLEYLWIVLPLLLISMVLLYRLERIRVGRAFIAIREDELAAGAMGINPTYYKVLAFTLGAMLAGVVGAISAHFLNTWNARQGTFDASIIYLTFVLIGGSRTFLGPVVGGIVFTALPEILRSLADTGGLPNWLAQFLRDGRLIIFGLLVVIGTIFFPQGLITPDIFKKRKIPK is encoded by the coding sequence ATGGCTGATTTTTTCAATACTTACGGTTCTTTAATTGTCTCTATGGTATTGGGGGCGCTACTAGGATTATCACTTTACTTACCGCTAATGACAGGGCAATTGTCTTTAGCCAGTCCAGGATTTTATGCTTTAGGTGGGTATATTGCAGCAATTCTCTCCACAAAAGTTTTGACATCTAGTAGTAGTTTATATCCAATTCCATTATTATTATTGGAGATGTTAATTGCTGGTGTAATTTCTGGTTTATTGGGTGTATTAGTGGGAATTCCAGCGTTGAGGTTGCGAGGAATTTATTTAGCGATCGCTACTATTGCTTTTGTAGAAGTTCTGCGCGTCATCTCTCTCAATCTGGATATTACAGGCGGTGCTGTCGGGATTTTTGGCATTCCTCAACCTTTCCAAACACAACTTGAATATTTATGGATTGTTTTGCCCTTACTATTAATTAGTATGGTGTTACTTTACCGTTTAGAACGCATCCGAGTAGGAAGGGCATTTATAGCTATCCGTGAAGATGAATTAGCAGCGGGTGCAATGGGAATCAATCCCACTTATTACAAAGTTTTGGCATTTACACTAGGGGCTATGCTTGCAGGGGTTGTAGGTGCAATTAGCGCCCACTTCCTGAATACTTGGAATGCTCGTCAAGGTACTTTTGATGCCAGTATTATATATTTAACTTTTGTTTTGATTGGTGGTTCGAGAACTTTTTTAGGGCCGGTAGTCGGAGGTATAGTATTTACAGCCTTACCAGAGATTCTGCGAAGCCTAGCTGATACTGGTGGTTTACCTAATTGGTTAGCACAATTTTTACGCGATGGAAGATTAATTATTTTTGGCTTACTAGTAGTAATAGGTACAATATTTTTCCCCCAAGGGCTAATTACTCCAGATATTTTCAAAAAACGTAAAATCCCAAAGTGA
- a CDS encoding Rpn family recombination-promoting nuclease/putative transposase — protein MAKPADVSTKKLISLAPDNWVRWVTQILNLVAGEILTSEFQWISRESDVLIRVTSPQHGEFLVLNELQLRYQSKMPRRMRAYAALAEEKYNLPTYPVLINILKTGNNEIPTSFTSNIAGLRAIQDYRVINLWEVDVNIAFEQPLPSLLPFVPILKGGENESTIREALQILRADKQLNQLETVLAFFATFVLESALIQEIMRWDMTVLRESPWYQEILREGEARGELRGILSSIEINLELKFGDNGLQLMPQINQINDLERLKTILRNVVTANNIEELQQVL, from the coding sequence ATGGCAAAACCTGCCGATGTCAGTACCAAAAAATTAATCAGTCTCGCACCCGATAACTGGGTAAGATGGGTAACGCAGATTCTAAATCTTGTTGCTGGGGAAATTCTCACCAGTGAATTTCAGTGGATTAGCCGAGAAAGTGATGTATTAATCCGTGTCACAAGTCCCCAACACGGAGAATTTCTGGTTCTCAACGAATTGCAATTACGCTATCAATCCAAAATGCCACGTCGGATGCGTGCATACGCTGCACTTGCAGAAGAAAAATATAACTTACCAACATACCCCGTTCTCATCAACATTCTTAAAACCGGTAACAACGAAATACCCACAAGCTTTACATCAAATATTGCTGGATTACGGGCAATACAAGATTATCGGGTAATTAACCTGTGGGAAGTCGATGTTAACATTGCTTTTGAACAACCTTTACCTTCCTTGCTGCCGTTTGTACCCATTCTCAAAGGTGGTGAAAATGAATCTACTATTAGAGAAGCATTGCAAATTCTCCGTGCTGATAAACAACTAAACCAACTCGAAACAGTCTTGGCTTTTTTTGCTACGTTTGTTTTAGAGAGTGCCCTAATTCAAGAAATCATGAGGTGGGATATGACTGTATTACGTGAGTCGCCTTGGTATCAGGAAATTTTACGCGAAGGAGAAGCACGCGGGGAACTGCGAGGAATACTTTCTAGTATTGAAATTAATTTAGAGTTGAAATTCGGTGATAACGGCTTACAGTTAATGCCACAAATCAACCAAATTAATGATTTAGAGCGTTTGAAGACAATTTTACGGAATGTTGTAACTGCAAATAATATTGAGGAATTGCAACAGGTTTTGTAA
- a CDS encoding ABC transporter ATP-binding protein has translation MSHSIPAANSSIVLEARALTRRFGGLVAVNNVSFSVNKYEIFGLIGPNGAGKTTLFNLITAFIPPSSGQLIYQGGEISQLRPHQIAALGIARTFQNIRLFGELSALENVIIARHLYTKSNMIAGVLGLPPAPSEELKTKQKALDLLDMIGLSDRADQKAKNFAYGDQRRLEIARALALKPQILLLDEPAAGMNPNEKQQLSAFIRSLRDRFNLTIILIEHHVPLVMGLCDRIAVLDFGQLIALGEPSLVRNNPAVIEAYLGNE, from the coding sequence ATGTCACATAGTATTCCAGCAGCTAACAGCAGTATTGTCTTAGAAGCACGAGCATTGACTCGCCGCTTTGGTGGTCTAGTAGCAGTTAATAATGTATCTTTTAGTGTAAATAAATATGAGATTTTTGGACTGATTGGCCCTAATGGTGCTGGCAAAACAACACTGTTTAATTTGATTACTGCTTTCATTCCACCTTCTAGCGGTCAATTAATTTATCAAGGTGGAGAAATTTCCCAACTGCGTCCTCATCAAATTGCTGCTTTAGGTATCGCCCGTACCTTCCAAAATATCCGCTTGTTTGGGGAATTATCGGCATTAGAAAATGTGATCATTGCCCGACATTTATACACTAAAAGTAATATGATTGCAGGAGTTTTAGGATTACCACCAGCGCCTAGTGAAGAACTTAAAACTAAGCAAAAAGCTTTAGATTTATTAGATATGATTGGCTTGAGCGATCGCGCTGACCAAAAAGCTAAAAACTTTGCCTACGGTGATCAGCGTCGCTTAGAAATTGCCCGCGCTTTAGCATTAAAACCGCAAATCTTACTTCTCGACGAACCGGCGGCGGGGATGAACCCCAACGAAAAGCAGCAACTCAGTGCATTTATTCGCAGCCTGCGCGATCGCTTCAATTTGACGATCATCCTGATTGAACACCATGTACCTTTGGTTATGGGTTTGTGCGATCGCATTGCGGTATTAGATTTCGGTCAATTAATTGCTTTGGGTGAACCATCTTTAGTCAGAAATAATCCGGCGGTGATTGAGGCTTATTTAGGCAATGAATGA